TGGGGTAGATCTGATGGGCCGGATCGTCATACAGCAACACGCCTGGCGCCGTCGACAGAATGGCGCGGGCCTCGTTCACCGACAGTTTTTTCTCAGTCTCAATATTGATGGCTTCCGAATGCCCGACATACACCGGAACCCGCACCGTCGTCGCCGTCACCTGAATCGACTGATCGCCCATGATCTTTCTCGTCTCATGGAGCATCTTCATCTCTTCTTTTGTATAGCCTGACGGAAGAAAGTCATCGATCTGCGGCAAGCAGTTGAAGGCGATCTGAAAAGGATAGACCTTGGGACTCGCCTCTTTGAAGCTCAACAGGTCTTGGCACTCCGTCATCAACTCATCCATGGCATCCTTCCCCGTGCCGGACACGGATTGAAAGGTCGTCACGACAATTCGTTTAATCCTGGCCCGATCATGGAGGGGTTTCAAGGCCACGACCATTTGAATCGTGGAACAGTTCGGATTGGCAATGATGCCCTTATGCCGTGGGATATCGTGCGGGTTCACCTCAGGCACCACCAGCGGCACCTCAAGAGTCATCCGCCAGGCTGCGCTGTTATCGATCACCACCGCACCGGCCTTCACCGCAATCGGCGCGAACTCTCGGCTGAGCTCCGCCCCGGCAGAAAAGAGCGCGATGTCCACGCCGGCAAACGAATCCTTCGTCAAGACTTCAATCGGGATCTCCTTCTCTTGGAATGTCACCGTGCCGCCGGCAGAACGAGCCGATGCAAGAGGGACCAGCCGTGA
The sequence above is a segment of the Nitrospirota bacterium genome. Coding sequences within it:
- a CDS encoding aspartate-semialdehyde dehydrogenase, with protein sequence MKKKQSGYVVAIVGATGAVGTEMIEVLEEREFPVSRLVPLASARSAGGTVTFQEKEIPIEVLTKDSFAGVDIALFSAGAELSREFAPIAVKAGAVVIDNSAAWRMTLEVPLVVPEVNPHDIPRHKGIIANPNCSTIQMVVALKPLHDRARIKRIVVTTFQSVSGTGKDAMDELMTECQDLLSFKEASPKVYPFQIAFNCLPQIDDFLPSGYTKEEMKMLHETRKIMGDQSIQVTATTVRVPVYVGHSEAINIETEKKLSVNEARAILSTAPGVLLYDDPAHQIYPMPLEVAGKDEVYVGRIREDESISNGLNLWVVADNLRKGAALNAVQIAEHLAKG